One stretch of Sander vitreus isolate 19-12246 chromosome 16, sanVit1, whole genome shotgun sequence DNA includes these proteins:
- the st6galnac4 gene encoding alpha-N-acetyl-neuraminyl-2,3-beta-galactosyl-1,3-N-acetyl-galactosaminide alpha-2,6-sialyltransferase isoform X1 — MKYQEKRCWLCLLSLSLLLLFWLGHFIRDFLSPAGQSNGLRGYMRIAPGRMDQVLHMHCSQCALVSSSGQMLGAGLGEEIDKVGCVIRMNNAPTQGYEKDVGNRTSIRVVSHTSVPLLVKNESYYFNQSAGTTYVFWGPERNMRQDGHGHTFNTLLKIAKKYANVRIYTVTREKIQYCDGVFQNETGKNRMKTGAFLSTGFFTMILAIDMCDSIHVYGMIDYNYCSRANHSVVPYHYYERNRLNECRMYHVHEHTQRGGHRFITEKAIYAKWATRHKMMFKHPSWSL, encoded by the exons ATGAAATATCAG GAAAAACGCTGCTGGCTCTGCCTGCTCAGCCTGAGCCTTCTTCTGTTGTTTTGGCTTGGACATTTTATACGGGACTTTCTATCGCCTGCCGGGCAAAGCAACGGGCTCAGGGGCTACATGAGGATCGCCCCCGGCAGGATGGACCAG GTCCTGCACATGCACTGCAGCCAGTGTGCCTTGGTCTCCAGCTCAGGTCAGATGCTCGGAGCTGGTCTTGGAGAAGAGATAGACAAAGTCGGATGTGTGATCCGGATGAACAATGCCCCCACACAGGGGTATGAGAAAGACGTAGGAAACCGCACCAGTATTCGGGTTGTGTCTCACACCAGCGTTCCCCTGTTGGTAAAAAATGAGAGCTATTATTTCAATCAATCAGCAGGAACCACCTATGTGTTCTGGGGTCCTGAGAGGAACATGCGGCAAGACGGGCATGGACATACCTTCAATACTCTTCTGAAAATAGCAAAAAAGTATGCAAACGTCAGAATCTACACTGTGACCAGAGAGAAGATTCAGTACTGTGATGGTGTGTTTCAGAACGAAACTGGAAAAAACAG AATGAAGACGGGGGCGTTTCTCAGTACTGGATTCTTTACAATGATTCTGGCTATAGATATGTGTGACAGCATCCATGTCTATGGAATGATTGATTATAACTACTGCAG TCGAGCCAATCACAGTGTTGTTCCTTACCATTACTACGAGAGGAACCGACTCAATGAGTGCAGGATGTACCATGTCCACGAGCACACACAACGTGGGGGTCATCGCTTCATCACTGAGAAGGCCATCTACGCCAAATGGGCAACACGGCACAAGATGATGTTTAAACACCCCTCTTGGAGCCTCTAA
- the st6galnac4 gene encoding alpha-N-acetyl-neuraminyl-2,3-beta-galactosyl-1,3-N-acetyl-galactosaminide alpha-2,6-sialyltransferase isoform X2: protein MKYQEKRCWLCLLSLSLLLLFWLGHFIRDFLSPAGQSNGLRGYMRIAPGRMDQVLHMHCSQCALVSSSGQMLGAGLGEEIDKVGCVIRMNNAPTQGYEKDVGNRTSIRVVSHTSVPLLVKNESYYFNQSAGTTYVFWGPERNMRQDGHGHTFNTLLKIAKKYANVRIYTVTREKIQYCDGVFQNETGKNSRANHSVVPYHYYERNRLNECRMYHVHEHTQRGGHRFITEKAIYAKWATRHKMMFKHPSWSL from the exons ATGAAATATCAG GAAAAACGCTGCTGGCTCTGCCTGCTCAGCCTGAGCCTTCTTCTGTTGTTTTGGCTTGGACATTTTATACGGGACTTTCTATCGCCTGCCGGGCAAAGCAACGGGCTCAGGGGCTACATGAGGATCGCCCCCGGCAGGATGGACCAG GTCCTGCACATGCACTGCAGCCAGTGTGCCTTGGTCTCCAGCTCAGGTCAGATGCTCGGAGCTGGTCTTGGAGAAGAGATAGACAAAGTCGGATGTGTGATCCGGATGAACAATGCCCCCACACAGGGGTATGAGAAAGACGTAGGAAACCGCACCAGTATTCGGGTTGTGTCTCACACCAGCGTTCCCCTGTTGGTAAAAAATGAGAGCTATTATTTCAATCAATCAGCAGGAACCACCTATGTGTTCTGGGGTCCTGAGAGGAACATGCGGCAAGACGGGCATGGACATACCTTCAATACTCTTCTGAAAATAGCAAAAAAGTATGCAAACGTCAGAATCTACACTGTGACCAGAGAGAAGATTCAGTACTGTGATGGTGTGTTTCAGAACGAAACTGGAAAAAACAG TCGAGCCAATCACAGTGTTGTTCCTTACCATTACTACGAGAGGAACCGACTCAATGAGTGCAGGATGTACCATGTCCACGAGCACACACAACGTGGGGGTCATCGCTTCATCACTGAGAAGGCCATCTACGCCAAATGGGCAACACGGCACAAGATGATGTTTAAACACCCCTCTTGGAGCCTCTAA
- the miga2 gene encoding mitoguardin 2 isoform X3: MSVKRADGMSIAQALAMTVAEIPVFLYSTFGQSIFSQLKLTPNLKKVLFATALGSVALALTAHQLKRRGRKRKQVTQGKDGQKTVGIPAALIRTGRPSSLKRGPFTGRQMISPSTRSNDTMSGISSLAPSKHSSSSHSLASTRVPNSPNQSANPSTPWEADPVVEESGAVEDANAENLYIMGMELFEEALRKWEQALNIRPHTDSTSSNNSLALQGAACGDFSMVETRNKGFAEKLETLLHRAYHLQEDFGSSIPTDSVLADFESEGTLILPQVESFHRLQDDDATTVTSDQSFFSAAELFDAMSLEDVYQPLKPAALYEEALSLVREGKVSYRSLRTELLECFGDQDFLAKLQCVRQAFQLLLLDETHRTFFMETGKQMIVGLMVKANKSPKAFLESYEDMLLYTKREETWPVTKMELEGRGVVCMNFFDIVLDFILMDAFEDLENPPSSVVAVLRNRWLSDSFKETALATACWSVLKAKRRLLMVPDGFISHFYAISEHVSPVLAFGFLGPRQHLSEVCTIFKQQIVQYLKDMFDHDKVRFTSAQCLAEDILSLSHRRSEILLGYLGINNLELNGAPSRATEGSSGPISDN, translated from the exons ATGTCAGTCAAACGAGCAGACGGGATGTCCATCGCCCAGGCTTTGGCCATGACTGTAGCTGAGATACCAGTGTTTCTCTATTCCACATTTGGGCAG TCCATCTTTTCTCAGCTAAAGCTTACTCCAAACTTGAAGAAGGTGCTGTTTGCCACAGCACTGGGCAGTGTAGCTCTGGCTCTCACCGCTCATCAGCTGAAAAGGCGGGGGAGAAAAAGGAAGCAGGTAACACAAGGGAAGGACGGCCAGAAGACAGTGGGAATACCTGCGGCGCTGATAAGGACAGGGAGACCCTCATCATTAAAGAGAG GCCCGTTTACTGGCCGACAGATGATTAGTCCCAGCACTCGGAGCAATGACACCATGAGTGGAATTTCTTCCCTGGCCCCCAGTAAACACTCAAGTTCCTCACACAGCCTGGCATCT ACGCGGGTCCCAAACTCTCCAAATCAATCTGCCAATCCATCCACCCCCTGGGAAGCGGACCCTGTGGTGGAAGAGTCAGGAGCAGTAGAGGATGCTAATGCAGAGAATCTCTATATAATGG GAATGGAGCTGTTTGAGGAAGCTCTACGAAAGTGGGAACAGGCGCTGAATATTCGGCCTCACACAGACTCGACCTCCAGCAACAACAGCCTCGCTCTGCAAGGGGCAGCGTGTGGAGACTTTTCTATG GTTGAAACCCGTAATAAAGGTTTTGCTGAGAAGTTGGAGACACTACTGCACAGGGCATACCACCTACAAGAGGACTTTGGCAGCAGTATCCCAACAGACAGCGTGCTGGCAGACTTTG AGAGTGAAGGAACTCTTATCTTACCTCAAGTGGAGAGTTTCCACAGACTGCAAGATGATGATGCGACTACTGTTACCTCTGACCAATCCTTCTTCTCGGCTGCAGAG CTGTTTGATGCCATGTCTCTAGAAGATGTCTACCAGCCACTTAAGCCAGCAGCTCTCTATGAAGAAGCCTTGTCTCTGGTCCGGGAGGGCAAAGTGTCCTATAGGTCCCTGAG aacTGAATTACTTGAATGTTTTGGTGACCAGGACTTCCTTGCCAAACTTCAATGTGTGAGACAAGCATTCCAG ctcctGTTGCTAGATGAAACTCACCGCACATTTTTCATGGAGACCGGGAAGCAAATGATTGTAGGGTTGATGGTGAAGGCAAACAAG AGTCCCAAAGCCTTCCTGGAGAGCTATGAGGACATGCTTCTTTACACTAAGAGAGAGGAAACGTGGCCCGTCACTAAGATGGAGCTGGAGGGCCGGGGG GTGGTGTGTATGAACTTTTTCGACATTGTGTTGGACTTCATCCTGATGGACGCATTTGAAGACCTGGAGAACCCTCCCTCCTCTGTTGTAGCTGTGTTGAGGAACCGCTGGCTCTCTGACAGCTTTAAAGAGACG GCTCTGGCAACTGCTTGCTGGTCTGTCCTAAAAGCGAAAAGGCGTCTTCTCATG GTTCCTGATGGTTTTATCTCCCACTTCTATGCCATATCAGAACATGTGAGCCCAGTTTTAGCTTTTGGGTTTTTGGGCCCCAGACAGCACCTAAGTGAAGTTTGCACTATTTTCAAG CAACAAATCGTGCAGTACCTGAAGGATATGTTTGATCATGACAAGGTGCGCTTCACCTCTGCTCAGTGCTTGGCTGAGGACATCCTGAGCCTTTCGCACCGCCGGAGTGAGATTTTACTGGGGTATCTGGGAATCAATAACCTGGAGCTCAATGGTGCCCCGTCCAGAGCCACAGAGGGCTCTTCCGGGCCAATCTCAGACAACTAG
- the miga2 gene encoding mitoguardin 2 isoform X1: protein MSVKRADGMSIAQALAMTVAEIPVFLYSTFGQSIFSQLKLTPNLKKVLFATALGSVALALTAHQLKRRGRKRKQVTQGKDGQKTVGIPAALIRTGRPSSLKRGPFTGRQMISPSTRSNDTMSGISSLAPSKHSSSSHSLASTRVPNSPNQSANPSTPWEADPVVEESGAVEDANAENLYIMGMELFEEALRKWEQALNIRPHTDSTSSNNSLALQGAACGDFSMVETRNKGFAEKLETLLHRAYHLQEDFGSSIPTDSVLADFVRVCGVPLAESEGTLILPQVESFHRLQDDDATTVTSDQSFFSAAELFDAMSLEDVYQPLKPAALYEEALSLVREGKVSYRSLRTELLECFGDQDFLAKLQCVRQAFQLLLLDETHRTFFMETGKQMIVGLMVKANKSPKAFLESYEDMLLYTKREETWPVTKMELEGRGVVCMNFFDIVLDFILMDAFEDLENPPSSVVAVLRNRWLSDSFKETALATACWSVLKAKRRLLMVPDGFISHFYAISEHVSPVLAFGFLGPRQHLSEVCTIFKQQIVQYLKDMFDHDKVRFTSAQCLAEDILSLSHRRSEILLGYLGINNLELNGAPSRATEGSSGPISDN from the exons ATGTCAGTCAAACGAGCAGACGGGATGTCCATCGCCCAGGCTTTGGCCATGACTGTAGCTGAGATACCAGTGTTTCTCTATTCCACATTTGGGCAG TCCATCTTTTCTCAGCTAAAGCTTACTCCAAACTTGAAGAAGGTGCTGTTTGCCACAGCACTGGGCAGTGTAGCTCTGGCTCTCACCGCTCATCAGCTGAAAAGGCGGGGGAGAAAAAGGAAGCAGGTAACACAAGGGAAGGACGGCCAGAAGACAGTGGGAATACCTGCGGCGCTGATAAGGACAGGGAGACCCTCATCATTAAAGAGAG GCCCGTTTACTGGCCGACAGATGATTAGTCCCAGCACTCGGAGCAATGACACCATGAGTGGAATTTCTTCCCTGGCCCCCAGTAAACACTCAAGTTCCTCACACAGCCTGGCATCT ACGCGGGTCCCAAACTCTCCAAATCAATCTGCCAATCCATCCACCCCCTGGGAAGCGGACCCTGTGGTGGAAGAGTCAGGAGCAGTAGAGGATGCTAATGCAGAGAATCTCTATATAATGG GAATGGAGCTGTTTGAGGAAGCTCTACGAAAGTGGGAACAGGCGCTGAATATTCGGCCTCACACAGACTCGACCTCCAGCAACAACAGCCTCGCTCTGCAAGGGGCAGCGTGTGGAGACTTTTCTATG GTTGAAACCCGTAATAAAGGTTTTGCTGAGAAGTTGGAGACACTACTGCACAGGGCATACCACCTACAAGAGGACTTTGGCAGCAGTATCCCAACAGACAGCGTGCTGGCAGACTTTG TCAGAGTTTGTGGTGTTCCTTTGGCAGAGAGTGAAGGAACTCTTATCTTACCTCAAGTGGAGAGTTTCCACAGACTGCAAGATGATGATGCGACTACTGTTACCTCTGACCAATCCTTCTTCTCGGCTGCAGAG CTGTTTGATGCCATGTCTCTAGAAGATGTCTACCAGCCACTTAAGCCAGCAGCTCTCTATGAAGAAGCCTTGTCTCTGGTCCGGGAGGGCAAAGTGTCCTATAGGTCCCTGAG aacTGAATTACTTGAATGTTTTGGTGACCAGGACTTCCTTGCCAAACTTCAATGTGTGAGACAAGCATTCCAG ctcctGTTGCTAGATGAAACTCACCGCACATTTTTCATGGAGACCGGGAAGCAAATGATTGTAGGGTTGATGGTGAAGGCAAACAAG AGTCCCAAAGCCTTCCTGGAGAGCTATGAGGACATGCTTCTTTACACTAAGAGAGAGGAAACGTGGCCCGTCACTAAGATGGAGCTGGAGGGCCGGGGG GTGGTGTGTATGAACTTTTTCGACATTGTGTTGGACTTCATCCTGATGGACGCATTTGAAGACCTGGAGAACCCTCCCTCCTCTGTTGTAGCTGTGTTGAGGAACCGCTGGCTCTCTGACAGCTTTAAAGAGACG GCTCTGGCAACTGCTTGCTGGTCTGTCCTAAAAGCGAAAAGGCGTCTTCTCATG GTTCCTGATGGTTTTATCTCCCACTTCTATGCCATATCAGAACATGTGAGCCCAGTTTTAGCTTTTGGGTTTTTGGGCCCCAGACAGCACCTAAGTGAAGTTTGCACTATTTTCAAG CAACAAATCGTGCAGTACCTGAAGGATATGTTTGATCATGACAAGGTGCGCTTCACCTCTGCTCAGTGCTTGGCTGAGGACATCCTGAGCCTTTCGCACCGCCGGAGTGAGATTTTACTGGGGTATCTGGGAATCAATAACCTGGAGCTCAATGGTGCCCCGTCCAGAGCCACAGAGGGCTCTTCCGGGCCAATCTCAGACAACTAG
- the miga2 gene encoding mitoguardin 2 isoform X2: MSVKRADGMSIAQALAMTVAEIPVFLYSTFGQLKLTPNLKKVLFATALGSVALALTAHQLKRRGRKRKQVTQGKDGQKTVGIPAALIRTGRPSSLKRGPFTGRQMISPSTRSNDTMSGISSLAPSKHSSSSHSLASTRVPNSPNQSANPSTPWEADPVVEESGAVEDANAENLYIMGMELFEEALRKWEQALNIRPHTDSTSSNNSLALQGAACGDFSMVETRNKGFAEKLETLLHRAYHLQEDFGSSIPTDSVLADFVRVCGVPLAESEGTLILPQVESFHRLQDDDATTVTSDQSFFSAAELFDAMSLEDVYQPLKPAALYEEALSLVREGKVSYRSLRTELLECFGDQDFLAKLQCVRQAFQLLLLDETHRTFFMETGKQMIVGLMVKANKSPKAFLESYEDMLLYTKREETWPVTKMELEGRGVVCMNFFDIVLDFILMDAFEDLENPPSSVVAVLRNRWLSDSFKETALATACWSVLKAKRRLLMVPDGFISHFYAISEHVSPVLAFGFLGPRQHLSEVCTIFKQQIVQYLKDMFDHDKVRFTSAQCLAEDILSLSHRRSEILLGYLGINNLELNGAPSRATEGSSGPISDN, translated from the exons ATGTCAGTCAAACGAGCAGACGGGATGTCCATCGCCCAGGCTTTGGCCATGACTGTAGCTGAGATACCAGTGTTTCTCTATTCCACATTTGGGCAG CTAAAGCTTACTCCAAACTTGAAGAAGGTGCTGTTTGCCACAGCACTGGGCAGTGTAGCTCTGGCTCTCACCGCTCATCAGCTGAAAAGGCGGGGGAGAAAAAGGAAGCAGGTAACACAAGGGAAGGACGGCCAGAAGACAGTGGGAATACCTGCGGCGCTGATAAGGACAGGGAGACCCTCATCATTAAAGAGAG GCCCGTTTACTGGCCGACAGATGATTAGTCCCAGCACTCGGAGCAATGACACCATGAGTGGAATTTCTTCCCTGGCCCCCAGTAAACACTCAAGTTCCTCACACAGCCTGGCATCT ACGCGGGTCCCAAACTCTCCAAATCAATCTGCCAATCCATCCACCCCCTGGGAAGCGGACCCTGTGGTGGAAGAGTCAGGAGCAGTAGAGGATGCTAATGCAGAGAATCTCTATATAATGG GAATGGAGCTGTTTGAGGAAGCTCTACGAAAGTGGGAACAGGCGCTGAATATTCGGCCTCACACAGACTCGACCTCCAGCAACAACAGCCTCGCTCTGCAAGGGGCAGCGTGTGGAGACTTTTCTATG GTTGAAACCCGTAATAAAGGTTTTGCTGAGAAGTTGGAGACACTACTGCACAGGGCATACCACCTACAAGAGGACTTTGGCAGCAGTATCCCAACAGACAGCGTGCTGGCAGACTTTG TCAGAGTTTGTGGTGTTCCTTTGGCAGAGAGTGAAGGAACTCTTATCTTACCTCAAGTGGAGAGTTTCCACAGACTGCAAGATGATGATGCGACTACTGTTACCTCTGACCAATCCTTCTTCTCGGCTGCAGAG CTGTTTGATGCCATGTCTCTAGAAGATGTCTACCAGCCACTTAAGCCAGCAGCTCTCTATGAAGAAGCCTTGTCTCTGGTCCGGGAGGGCAAAGTGTCCTATAGGTCCCTGAG aacTGAATTACTTGAATGTTTTGGTGACCAGGACTTCCTTGCCAAACTTCAATGTGTGAGACAAGCATTCCAG ctcctGTTGCTAGATGAAACTCACCGCACATTTTTCATGGAGACCGGGAAGCAAATGATTGTAGGGTTGATGGTGAAGGCAAACAAG AGTCCCAAAGCCTTCCTGGAGAGCTATGAGGACATGCTTCTTTACACTAAGAGAGAGGAAACGTGGCCCGTCACTAAGATGGAGCTGGAGGGCCGGGGG GTGGTGTGTATGAACTTTTTCGACATTGTGTTGGACTTCATCCTGATGGACGCATTTGAAGACCTGGAGAACCCTCCCTCCTCTGTTGTAGCTGTGTTGAGGAACCGCTGGCTCTCTGACAGCTTTAAAGAGACG GCTCTGGCAACTGCTTGCTGGTCTGTCCTAAAAGCGAAAAGGCGTCTTCTCATG GTTCCTGATGGTTTTATCTCCCACTTCTATGCCATATCAGAACATGTGAGCCCAGTTTTAGCTTTTGGGTTTTTGGGCCCCAGACAGCACCTAAGTGAAGTTTGCACTATTTTCAAG CAACAAATCGTGCAGTACCTGAAGGATATGTTTGATCATGACAAGGTGCGCTTCACCTCTGCTCAGTGCTTGGCTGAGGACATCCTGAGCCTTTCGCACCGCCGGAGTGAGATTTTACTGGGGTATCTGGGAATCAATAACCTGGAGCTCAATGGTGCCCCGTCCAGAGCCACAGAGGGCTCTTCCGGGCCAATCTCAGACAACTAG